Below is a genomic region from Raphanus sativus cultivar WK10039 chromosome 4, ASM80110v3, whole genome shotgun sequence.
TATTAACATGTGATCTAATACCAATgatcaaataaaacataaaatattttatagtattttgacttttttattaaattaatcatataccttttaatattacataaacttGTGGTCTTTAAAaattgatgatatttttattatgtcatccaaataaaaagataatatgaaaacttattaatatgaaaatattagtttatttttgttattaataacctattataagtttgtatttttctatttttctattttagatttaaaattaattttatgatacatagatttaagaaaataactataatgtcattatgtttttttattaatttagttacagaatatatatgtctaatatctgaacataaaatatttatattaaataatagtagcatattttataaatatgtgtaagCCCATTATTTATTGatccatttaaatatatttctgcaggcccaaaactaaaagactcaaatgccattaatgaattttatcatccttttaaaaattaaggatatttttagaaaatttaaagcATTCATTAAGGGCATAATTTGtgaactagatcttgatccgtgcgaccgcacgggtattaattttctgttttaatttttatttatttatactaaatgatgtatttgtaatacttgatcattttacattgactacattagggatgtgtatttggatacccactgattctgtcaaaatctatttgggtttgaaattcccgagtttaaagatttcagcaacattcaaatatttataaattttgttttcgcTTTGATTCGGGTATTTGTGAATTCGGTTCAGATAcggataacccgtttgaattattttaaaatatctaaattaaaatttttaaaataggcCAAAATACCTTAAAacataactttaattttttaaaattaatattttcaactaAATCCTTCATTTTtgagtttgtttttattttcaaatacaacaatgaaaattatttaatactaGCTTTTTGGAATGCATGCATACGTTTCTTTTATTGGGACTTTCGAATGCGTTACTTAGCATTTACCAAATAGTTTGAcctttttcgtttttaaatggTTCTTTATCAATAAATTCTGAAACTGATTTAACGTCTAAGAGTCGAAGGATCTTCCGTTGatcaatgataaaaaaaaaagatatttactACTCAGGGAATATGAAAGGATAATTAAGtcaaaaaaagaatatgaaagGATAAGGAATTAAGGAtcattaataaatttgtattcaGTCTCACGTTAAATTTTCGATTTAGTATAATAAAGATTTACATGAGCCAATATCCGTTAAATGTGTATTACAGATTTCTTTTTGACGAAAATGTGTATTATAGATAAAGAAAGTAATCcctaacaaataaaataatcagaaaataaaagatgattAGATATCCTTATCCAACAAGCCCTAGTAATTAGTAAACCTTGCAAAAGACGTTACGTGGGTttcattaacaaacaaaaaatcagtTTCAAAGGACCAATCAATGTTCTCATAAGATCATAATATCATAAAAGAATCAATCAaatatttctgtattaattaGTTACCAAATACAATTTccaatattttggataaaaacaattttaactGGATAAATCTAGTGGATCTGACTAAACCAAAGATCAGAATATTATGCAATAGACCAATCAAACATTTTGATATTAACTAGTTACCAAATACATTTgtcaatattttgaataaaaacaaTTGTAACTGGATAAATCCCTAAATCTATTagattttcatttaaattaataacaatGCTAGCGGACTGACAAAACGAAAGTCATGAAATTAACCAATCAAATATTTCGATAGTAATTACTTACTAAATACAATTTCCAATATTtcagataaaaacaattttaactggataaatttaaattttaattaaaatttattaaatatctgGTGGATTTGATCCTAAGAAAGTGTATATAAACCCTCCTTCGTTCTCCAGCACATCTCATATCCAAAACATAATCTCTCCCACAGTTCTGTAACATAAACACTCTCCGACCACAAAATGGCTACATTCAACGGCGAGAAAAGCTTGATCGTGAGCTTCGGCGAGATGCTCATCGACTTTGTCCCCACCGTCTCCGGCGTATCACTCTCCGAGGCTCCTGGCTTCATCAAGGCTCCCGGTGGTGCACCTGCCAACGTTGCTATTGCTGTCTCTCGTCTCGGTGGTCGTGCTGCTTTTGTCGGAAAGCTCGGGGACGATGAGTTCGGTCACATGCTCGCCGGAATCTTGAAACAAAACGGTGTCTCTGCTGAAGGAATCAACTTCGACACTGGAGCTAGGACGGCGCTAGCGTTCGTGACGCTTAGATCTGATGGAGAACGTGAGTTCATGTTTTACCGGAACCCTAGCGCCGACATGCTCCTCCGTCCCGATGAGCTTAACCTCGATCTCATCAGATCTGTACGTTATTTTGACTTTTAGATAACTACTAATTATGTTTTTGTATGTAACGGTTGTTTCTACACCTAACGTAAAGGTGAAGTTAGGTTTGTATGTAACGGTTGTTGATATGACCTAACGTAATTGTCAAGTTAACCTTGCTAATATATTTACCTGTTAACGAAACCTGTGTATGTAATGGTTGTTGATAAACCTAATGGAGAGGTGAAGTTAGGTTTGTATGTAACATTTTGATAAACCTAACGTAGTGGTCAAGTTGCATTAATaaaatgctctgtttttttttacaggCCAAGGTGTTCCACTATGGATCCATAAGTCTCATCGTTGAGCCATGTAGATCTGCTCACCTGAAAGCCATGGAGGTGGCTAAAGAAGCCGGTGCGTTGCTCTCTTATGACCCAAACTTGAGGCTACCTTTGTGGCCTTCCAAGGAAGAAGCTAAGAAGCAGATTCTTAGCATCTGGGACAAAGCTGAAGTGATCAAAGTCAGTGATGAAGAGCTTATGTTCTTGACTGGATCTGATAACGTTGATGATGAGACTGCTCTGTCTCTGTGGCATGATAACTTGAAACTTCTCTTGGTCACTTTGGGTGAGAAGGGTTGTAACTATTACACCAAGGTAAATGGGTTTTTTCAAGAGTTTTTCTTCTAATGCATATGACTTTTACCATTAAACGTTTCTTATGATTACAGAGCTTCCGTGGATCTGTTGATCCTTTCCATGTGAACGCTGTGGATACAACTGGTGCTGGTGATTCATATGTTGGTGCCTTGCTTTGCAACATTGTTGATGACCGCTCTGTTCTTGAGGtacaaaaatacaaacaacCTAACATTATCTGATCAGTCTAAGACCATTTCTGAATCATTGGTTGTTGTGTCTATAACTACAGGATGAAGCTCGTCTGAGGGAAGTGCTAAAGTTTGCTAATGCATGTGGAGCCATTACAACTACCAAGAAAGGAGCAATTCCAGCTCTTCCTACAGTGTCTGAGGTTCAAACTCTCCTGAATGCAAACTGATCTACAACCAGAGTTTTCACTTTCTTGTTTTTAATTGTTGGCTTTGTGCTTTGGTTCTGTGTTCATAGAACTGATTTGAATCTGTTACCTTATGAATAAAAACTGGTTACCAAGTCTACTGaacaactgtttttttttaagtagtGAAAGCCTTTAAAGAACAATTGCTTGAGGGTAACATTCAGAAACTTGCAAATCCAAAGAACTCCAAACGTGTTTGCATTTTTCTCACCTTGAACTCATCCTCTCCATAAATGCTTCAGCCCACACTTCCTTGCTACCTCCCATACTCAGATCATACGGCACCGAGAAACTGCACAAACACACACTCGGTTAGTTATTTTCATAGATGCACTGTTGTATATAGTCAGCAGAATCACCATCTTGGTTTTGAAGACTTTGTTACCTTGTTAGCTCTTCTAAATGAGAGTCTTCAACAGTTGTACCGCTCCTGAAAGATCTTTAAAGTTAGATATCACAATAACGTTCAGAAAGCTAAaagattagaaaagaaaaaatgcaGTAATAGCAAACCTTTGTACTAGAACTTTGAAGATGCGGAGAGACTTGGTTGAGAGGTTGTAGATCGCTTCTTCTATATGGTCTGTGCCGAATAAATACACAACCGGATAGTCCAGCAGCCATCTGCTAATACAGATTGAACACTGCTTGATAAACTAAGATGACATACAGTGAAATTAATGAGGAGATGAATTTGGAGATTACCCGTTTAGTGTTGGGATTGTAACCTTAGTGTCATGTAAGCAGCAAGTAAGATCAATGAGTAAAGAAGACTGAGATGTGGCATCATTATTGCTCCCATCTAAAGGAAATGTGGAAGAGAATAGCTTCTGAATAGACCCAAGCTGCATCCCCAGATCACTTTCTTTGCTTTGCTGTAACATCTTTGAACAGACAAACAAACGCAAGAGTGAGATCAGATCCAATTAGATAAGAGATCAAACCACTGAAACAAAGAGGAACCTGTGGAGGATCTTGTTCGAGGTCGACGAAGAACAATCCAGGCTCTGAACTCAACCACTTGGGCAGACTTGTTACATTGATGAGGTAAATCATATCCTCTATAACCATAACCCTCAGATCATTGAAAACTGGTAAACCCTACAAGCAGGAACAAAACCAGCTTTATACTCACTCAAGTACTAATGTTGCTTGCTTGAAGAGGAAGGAACTAACCTCTTGGAGAAGCTGAAGAAGTGAAAGCAAGCGAGCCTGAAGCTCAGGCATCTTGCCACCATAGTCAATCATCACAACTGGTCTCATTCCAGAACATAGTGCCAGCACATCTGTTCCAATTTACAAACTGAGATCATTCATACTAGAGTCTAAAGTCCCAAACTTTTGATAAAACCCAGCAAGCAAAATGCACAAAAGTGGCTTCATTTATGTACAACGATCTCAATCAAAAGCATCATCAAGGTTGAATTTGGAAGAAGAGAAACCTATATATCGAGGCGGCGTTTGGAAGTGGTTTTGAGTCTCCATTTGatctgagagagagaagagTTCAGACATTGAAGTATTTCCTCAGAGCTCGGAACCTCCATCTCTTCGTCTCTCTATTGAGAATCACTTGCTTGATCGTTCTCCTAGCTTGGAggcattttttttatttggaacaGTTACAGTACAAACCCCTAAACTTTTGAAAGTCAACAtaattaaaccctaaacttttttttcttatctatcACTTCCTTGTTGATCGTTCCTCCACCCAGTTTCGACGCTTTTTTATAACTAGaaatattttcaatacaaaCCCTGAGCTTTAGATTTCTTTCATAAATTACTCTAAACTTGTTTTTGTGTCTCCGATGTtaagaaagtaaaaatatatacgTGTCTAACTTATATTGGTTGAATCTCACACGTGCGAGATTCAACCAATCACACACGACTTTCCGTTGATCTATTGATATTCATCACTTCGCATTCCATTCCACCGGAAACTTAGCCGGCGAACGAATCAAATCAACCGAGAAAGCAAGGTTCTCGATCTATCACCTCCTTCACACCTTCCCTTCAGGTCTGCATGTATGATACTCAAAAGCCCTAGATTAGCAATGTCCGTAGCTTCGAAGCTCGAACCCTCTTGACTCGATCTTTTCCTCTAATTGCATAATTTGATACTAGAAAGAAAGATCATTTGATTGTTGGGTTGTTAAAACAAGAATCATTCTCAAAGAAATTTTCCTTCTTTGTGCGTTTGAGCTTTGCAATTAGTTAAATTTAACCTCTTTATACTCTGTTTTTGCGTTTAATGGCAGAGATGTACAACAACAACATGGGACCACAGCCAGGGATGCCAATGCCTCAGGCCGTTCCTCAGCCTAACCCTTTCGGCAATGCCTTCTCTGGACCTGGCTCTGGCCTTATCCGGAGTGGCCTGGGTGCTTATGGGGAGAAAATATTCGGATCCAGCTCTGAGTATGTGCAGAGCAACGTAAGTTACTTAAAACCCTCCTTGTGTTCATTACTTAGCgtttcattagttttttttttttaactctagtTGTTGATGTGAACAGATAACTCGTTACTTCTCCGATCCTCAATACTATTTCCAAGTGAATGACCAGTACGTGAGGAACAAGTTGAAGATTGTTCTGCTTCCTTTCCTTCATAGGGTAAGAGGAAAAGGCTTTGCTTTGTTTTTGGTATGTTCTTTATGTTTTTTGGGGTTCTTATAAGTCTTGCTGTTACCTTAACAGGGTCACTGGGCTAGAATCTCTGAACCTGTTGGTGGTAGACTTTCATACAAGCCTCCGATATATGATATTAATGCTCCAGATTTATACATTCCGCTCATGGCCTTTGGCACATATCTTGTTCTCGCTGGTTTATCACTAGGACTCTTTGGGAAGTAAGTTCTTTATTAACTTATATCTTTTCATGTGTATATGTCTTTTTTTCAACCTTTTGATTCTGAATTTTCTAGGTTTTCTCCGGAAGCTCTGAACTGGCTTTTTGTGAAAGGAATGGTTGGATGGTTTATGCAAGTCATGCTGCTGAAGATGACATTGGTTTCATTGGGTAGTGGAGAAGCACCACTCTTGGATATCGTGGCGTATGCAGGGTATGCTTTCACGGGTCTCTGCTTAGCTGTTCTTGGCAAGATCATGTGGGGATACTCTTACTATGTTCTGATTCCGTGGACCTGCTTGTGCACCGGGGTTTTCTTAGTGAAGACAATGAAGCGAGTTCTCTTTGCTGAAGCTAGGAGTTATGACTCGAGCAGGCATCACTACCTCTTGATCTTTGTAGCGTTAGCTCAGTTCCCTCTTTTGATCTGGCTTGGTAACATTAGTGTCAATTGGCTCTTTTGAAATGACATTACGTTTTACATGTTGTGAAAAAAACACCATTGGGGCGTCTCAATATTCTGTTTTGAATGTCATTTTTTCTATCATGATTACAAACAAACAAGGGCATGGACTTTGATCACATGATTATACTTTCTCATAGAAACTACTTCTGCATTGCATTGGTGCATTGTGATTTTGGCTTTTGTACTCCTTGGCAGATTGGAACGTTCTTAGGACATTGCAGACAGTTATTGGAAAGGCTTCCTCTGACTTGCTTGGAGAGCCTTTGAAACTCC
It encodes:
- the LOC108831683 gene encoding probable fructokinase-4; the encoded protein is MATFNGEKSLIVSFGEMLIDFVPTVSGVSLSEAPGFIKAPGGAPANVAIAVSRLGGRAAFVGKLGDDEFGHMLAGILKQNGVSAEGINFDTGARTALAFVTLRSDGEREFMFYRNPSADMLLRPDELNLDLIRSAKVFHYGSISLIVEPCRSAHLKAMEVAKEAGALLSYDPNLRLPLWPSKEEAKKQILSIWDKAEVIKVSDEELMFLTGSDNVDDETALSLWHDNLKLLLVTLGEKGCNYYTKSFRGSVDPFHVNAVDTTGAGDSYVGALLCNIVDDRSVLEDEARLREVLKFANACGAITTTKKGAIPALPTVSEVQTLLNAN
- the LOC108831679 gene encoding uncharacterized protein LOC108831679, which translates into the protein MSELFSLSDQMETQNHFQTPPRYIDVLALCSGMRPVVMIDYGGKMPELQARLLSLLQLLQEGLPVFNDLRVMVIEDMIYLINVTSLPKWLSSEPGLFFVDLEQDPPQMLQQSKESDLGMQLGSIQKLFSSTFPLDGSNNDATSQSSLLIDLTCCLHDTKVTIPTLNGWLLDYPVVYLFGTDHIEEAIYNLSTKSLRIFKVLVQRSGTTVEDSHLEELTSFSVPYDLSMGGSKEVWAEAFMERMSSR
- the LOC130511839 gene encoding uncharacterized protein LOC130511839, with translation MYNNNMGPQPGMPMPQAVPQPNPFGNAFSGPGSGLIRSGLGAYGEKIFGSSSEYVQSNITRYFSDPQYYFQVNDQYVRNKLKIVLLPFLHRGHWARISEPVGGRLSYKPPIYDINAPDLYIPLMAFGTYLVLAGLSLGLFGKFSPEALNWLFVKGMVGWFMQVMLLKMTLVSLGSGEAPLLDIVAYAGYAFTGLCLAVLGKIMWGYSYYVLIPWTCLCTGVFLVKTMKRVLFAEARSYDSSRHHYLLIFVALAQFPLLIWLGNISVNWLF